The sequence GTTTATTAGTTGATATGAAGATATGCGCCTgctcaataaaatgttaattgttgTCTGAGTTGCATGTAATTGTAAGGCTGCTATTTACAGACAACATGTACAGCACCATGCAGAGCTGCACAGTGTGTTTTGTCGCTCGGCAGATCAAGCTGTCTCCACTCTCTACAGTATGGTGGCCACCTGGGTAGTGAGCCATAGCCGCCCCCAGACAGATTGTTGATATGGGCTTCTAGTCGCATGTATGGAGAGGGACAGAAATAACTCATCCTAAACACCTGTGTTTTACTGCTGTGTTAGGTACAGATAAGCAGCATGAACACAGGTGAGCAGTCTTGGCTAGAACGGACCAAGTCATCAGCGCAGGAATGTACCCTCTCAGCAAAGAAGCTCCTACTTACAACACCAGTCACCCGCTTAACGAACAGAAAATTGCTACTACAAATCTTCCAAACATGGCATTTTACTTGCCTTTCAGCGGTGCTGTGGAGCATGCAGGATCAGGGTCGTATTTTctggctttgtttttttataaacagCTCAGCTACAGATTCTGCTGGGAAAGACTGATGCAAGCTGTTGAAAGTCTGTATATGTGAAACACTGCTTTACCTCTGACAAGAACAATGATGACATTCTGAAATATACTGAAGAGACATCTTCCCAGTGTCAAGCTAAGGCTATTATGACCAACACTTATAACAATAATGGAGAATAATCTGTGTTTTCTAGATACTAGCTCTTCCCAAAACCTGCTTAGATGTCAGATATATAACGATATTAAACTTTGTCTCCTGTTTGCTCAGGGTGACTGTTACAAATATTACCTCAGAGAAAGAGTATTCATAAAGCACAAGAAGCAAACagaattttatatatattttaaggtTTTTGTTCCTGAATTTAGTTTTTCTTGTCTGCACAAAGGAAATGTtgaaacttttcaaatatttttggactaataaaaacacatatagtGAAATATAAGCAAATGAACTGCTGATCTTACTTTTAGTGtgattatatttttgttgtttttgctggttCCTCTACTTTCTTAGAGGATCCACAAGGCTCCACATTAGTCCTTAGTCTACTCAGTTCTCTCACTTACCTTACCACTACTCAGAAATGAGCTCCATATACAAACCACCACAGACCCAGAAATGGTGCCCActtgtttcacacacataaacaggccaaaaaaaaaaaaggaatatggAAAACAAGTCATTAACGACTTGCCTGTGGGCAGACTTTGCAATAACAGAGATGGAGTCAAAATGTCATGATGGAAATTTTGATATgaatagtatatatatatactgtatatccattAGAAATGAGTTTCCCTTCCACCACAGATCAATGCAGTGGCTCCACTGATGTTAGCAGACATTACTCTCAGAGTCAAAATGATAATATTCCCAGTATCTGACTGGCATGACTGTGTCCCTGACGGCTGTCTGTTCTCAGTGCTGAACTGTGAACACTAGTAaaactctacctgtctgttctCCTTTTGTCTCCTCCTCCAACTGAAGCAACTTCCATACAAGATGAACCTTTCAGATCAGGTACCGAGACAGCAGCCGGCCGCACACCTCCCACATCTGATTAGTGTCTTCCTGGAAGAAAAATGTGGCATAGTGctcattttgtgtgtatgtgtgtgtgtgtgtgtgtgtgtgtgtgtgtgtgtgattacagAGTTCCACTGAAGAGGAGCAGAGGTTAAGCAAGTCTGCCTCTCTATTAGAGAGCCAGCACCACCACCTGCTGCACTGTCTGGAGAAAACCACtgtgagtgcacacacacacacacacacacacacacacacacaaacacgcattCAACCataatatttcaacaatataTCTATTCATGATGAGTAAAAACAACGTGcacaacttttcttttttcagaatCACACATGAATTcaatttaaattgttttgtttttttcaaaaagtaatttaatatCTCTAAACTGTGCAATCATCTGTACATTTCTCTCTAGCTGTGGCTCATCAggtgaaaataactgacagtCAGGCGTAATGAGTAGAGATCTACAGAATTTCTATGTGCCTGGGCAAGTGCAGCCCACTGTAGCGTGATGTCCGGTACACTGCATTTCCCTTATGACGCActtgtctgcctgtgtgtgatACAGACTCGTTGTCCATTTCAGCCTGGAACAACTCAGAGCACGGCAAATAACAGGATCTAGCATGCACTGGTGTACACAAACAACCCAAACtcaaacctgcaataactgatttttttggccacaagCTATAAACACTCTTCAGTTGATACAGCAAATGTGTTCGCAAACAGTtatctatttacacatccagcagacaccgAGCAACATTAGCTTTTATTTGGAGCCTTGTTTGTGCCCTCCTGAAAAATGTAACTACAGCTCTTTTTTTGGTGTCCATTAACTCCTGGACCAAATATCTCTGCTCTACtgaagctgctaaatgcttaaATATGTACATcagctaactgctaactttgtctttctgccaTTTGGTTCTGGGCAAGTTAAGTACAATGTGATTTTAGAGCTGTTTTTGCTGTAAAcacctgctgtggctgaaaatgagGATGCcgatgagagtggtgagagtgaaccaaaacagtaaagttgcgggacagaaaaccaaaacaatgagccaaAAGGTGATATAAAACTCCGGAGAGCTGAGGGGAAGTGCAAAGTCAAGTGATAATTATCTGTACGAGCACAAGTAGTCATGATAGATCCATTGTCAGTATAAAAGTATTGATTGTAGCCACTTTAAGGACCTCTGACTAGGAGCCAAGCttcaacacattaaaaactgtcacacacacagagccacgCACACCCAAAATAATCACACTTTGTCAGAGGAGTTATTGACCTACGCAATGAAGCAGAAAATGACAGGCTATATCAAgccatatacagtacatggtcataaatataaatgttgtaaatgtcCCGTCTTTTttatgactctctctctctctctctcactgtcttccTCCCTtcattctctttgtctttgtttgtagAACCACGAGTTTGTGGACgagcagtattaccagcagagCTACCTGGAGGCAGGGCTGCAGAATTACCCGTCTCGAAGCCCCTCCCTCTCCAGCCAAGATGGCGTGACGGGCACATGCTGCACCCGCCGAAGCAAGAAGCACCACACCCCTTTACCGAACGCCAGTGCCCCAGCACACATGCAGCCTTtgacgcacacgcacacacaccaacaagGCTTGCAGGAGCTCAGCACCATCCACATCCAGCCCCTCAGCACCAGGTAAGATCAGGGCAAAAAGACTCCAATAGCCTTTAATTTGAGTGCTTTGATGTTAAATTTCTGAAATCAGTTTAAAGAACAAAATCCACCCTTGGTTACTCTTAACGCAGCTGCAGTATATACTATACAATAAAATTGTGGTGTTTGTAGGAATTACTTTTTGACAGAGTTTTCTAGTTTGCTCATTTTCCTTCAGCTCACCTCTTATTATATTTTGGAGTCTGTATGATATTTggcaaaagcacaaataatggatttaataaaaaaaaatgtgttctctCCAAATGTGTTCAATAGCAGTCTAATTCAAACGCCAATGAAGAAAACATGGCTGTGATCCActgaaaatcatgtttttcttgctttttggttcaaaaagtaaaataaatgccTTTGCCTGTGGCTGTGGAGTTTCATCAGCTTTACTGGTAGTGCAACATCTTATCAAGTAACTTCAAACCACTGACTTAATGACtaacaataaataaagctttCTACAATTAGCCAACATTAGCCTAATGAGCCACCATGTAACTAATGACAACTGACAACGAGGTGCTAATTTACTGTCACAGCATTCACTGAATGGTTCACATACTTTTAGTCATTGATGAATCTGAGAATTTTGTCATGAATTACCAGGTTAGAAGTTGGAATTGAAGCCACatatagtgattttttttttttttacaaataagaGCCTGTAAGACTCCCAAAGGTTACAGACCAGCCATAATACATCATCAGCTTTTCAAGTGTTTAGAGTAAACTCATTTGAAAACGTCAGATCTTTTACACCCCAAAGAGACAGAGCAACATGAGCATCCCATGAGCTCTTCTGGCCATCTTACAAATGTATAGTATGTTGAATATTTATTCACCTTTTTAGCTTTGGTTTGGTCCTGCAAATtcttgagaaaaacatttttagtttgTGAGGGACACACATTTcttttactttgattttctgttgtttggcCCTGAAATCTATGTAGAGCTGCAGATTTGGGTGTAGATTGTCAGTGGGTCTGGCACCACTAGCATCCCATAAACATTACATGGTCGTTTGATCAGAATGTTTACTTGGTCTGACTGACATTACTGCAGCACCAACAGCTGTCACTGCTGAACTATGAACGCTAGTAAAACTCCACCTGTTTGTTCTCCTTTTGTCTCCAAATAAAGCAACTTCCGTACAAGATGACCCTTTCAGACCAGGTACTGAGACAGCAGTGGGTTTGGAACTGCTAGcttcctattattattattacacagaGTGATTTAATTTAATGGTTATGTCAAAAACGTAGTTTATTGGagctttaaaaaatatcttaGGGATTAAAATTTCTTGGTTAAGGACACCTCAAAGGACATTTtcaaaggagagaggagggtttctcattcatttttcctCAACCACAGTCATCTGGGACACAAACCTATCTCACTGTCCTCACTGGCTCACAGGTGTGTGCTTACTTCTAATGAATTGtttcaacataaacaaacaacccttctttttttttttctttcttccttttcttctagCCGCTCCAGTCTGAACATGCGCGTAGACGAGCAAGCACCCCTGAACTGCCAGAGCAGCCAGATCACCACAGCAATCATCAGCATTCCCACGCCGCCAGTGACAACTCCTGAGGGAGATGCTCATCTGCCCGCAGGCCCCGCCCACCAGAACGTTGTGAAGGTGTCCGCACTGTGAAGACTAGAGTGCAGGCGCgtcacacagaaagacagataaaagaCTCATCGAGACAGACtgagggacagaggaggactGGGAATGATGGAGGAGAAGGCATTCAGAGTCCTAGTCTGGCCGTGGTGGAGcctgccctctgctggtcatGTACTGTAACGACATGGACTCCCTGTACAGACGGAGGATGGCTTTTAGATACAGTACGTTCATGTTAACGGTtggcatgcatgtgtgtgcgtatgcaagtgtgtgtgtgggtgaaagAGTGGGAAATATGTTTAGGGAGTTGTTTTAGATGAGGAGGCGTTTGAGAATGTGCCTCTCGAGAGTTCCCAGAGTAAGTCATGTGTCACTGAGCACAAAGCACCTTTTTATGATTTTCGCTTAAGTTTGACtctcattgtcttttttttagcaGGAGAcataagggaaaaaaagaacaaaactcaaatgaaaagaaagaaaacaatactTTATCAAAACCATTTTCCACTGATTTAACCCTGcccttttgttttgtgtcattttggtCCACTTACACTGTTGATAGATAAATACGCCACCATTCATTCCTTTTTAAGGTCCAATATTATTCCACTTGAGtgataaatctttaaaaatgacatatgGTAGGCTTGTCTGTGATGGCGTTACCAATGAGTTTCatatttgtgaatgagtgtatgtgaatatttgctagaTAGAGGAATTGTGACGTTTTGGATAGGAggtatgtgcctgtgtgtgtgtgcgtgtgtgtgtgtgtgtgtttgtgtgaatgtgtttgtctcagTTCATTGAAAACTTGTTTCAATTCTTCTGGAAGTCTCTATGGCTCAGTATATGGTATATTTGACTAGCTGCCACTCTGAAGGGTTCATTGTACACATTTCTGTCCAAAATTCTCAGCTACAAGCCTTTTTACACAATATGTGCCTGTTCTGCTGaagtaaaaacagatttatttgtttttatagttttctgAAATttccgcccccccccccctcattcTTTTCCCCTTTGGCTCTTACAGCCCAACGGACCTCAAATAACGCAATTCTCTaacaaagaaaccaaaaaaaaaaagaaaaaaaaaaagtacattttgaaTTCAAACCACCACAATTAAAAGCACAAGGCATTTTCTGAGAATTTCTGACACTAATCTGTCCTGAGCCCGGGTTCTTTGTGAATATTGTTAATAgaatattttgtaatatttgacCATCGTTTGGCAGAACCAGTGAAGCTGtcctctcgttctctctctctctctccctcactctgtctttctctcttcctctctctcctctctctcctctctctcctctctctctctctctatctctctctctcgttgtTGTCCTGTTGTATCCCTACCTCCTGTGTGAACAACAGTATGCTTTCAGTAGTCTTTATAGCTGTCAACGTTTTTTCTTCCCCAAACTCAGCGGGCATTTTTCAAAGTTGTTGAGTATGTGTACTCTATGTGGTTAGGAAACTTggtgtttgtactttttgtCCTCCTTGGTGTTACAAaggattttatttactttatctTAAAGGGAGAATTTAAAGCAGGGAAGTCTGTTGTAACGGTGACCACAGAGACACGGAGGACACTGGATGAGCCATCCACAGATCTCTGTCACCAAAAACATGCGCTATTCTGTCTGTTCTCTCAACTCACAGCCCCCTCACCATGTAACTTTAGTAATACTGCTCATCAAAGCCCATCAAAGATGACCTTTGTAACTATGGACAGTGACCTTTTAGCTCTTTACCTGATGACTCTCAGTTGGCCTTTTTCATCTTGAATGTCATTCTGAGTCCAGACAGGAGTTGGATTTGTCTTTAGGTGGATGAAACCACTGCCGGGGTTTCTACTAAAGCAGGGAGGAGAAGCTTCAGTCCCAGCAGACTAAGCATCCACTTCTGCTCCACgttgatgaaataaaatgttgatcaagAGCACACAGACAGGGCTAGAAACATCAATATATCAGCATACTGTCCATTTCAGCCAATAGTATATTTCAAAAGCAATACTGGAATTGGTCTGCCCATATGTAGCTAATGTGTAACTATCATTTTCTGTAGAAGTAGACTGTcttttaaaacaactgtcaaattagcagcagaagaaaatgtattgtggtctttttaaaaatatatatttaattgacTTAAGATGGACACATCAGAAAAGCTTAACCAGTTTTACACATGCATTTGTACTCTTACAAAAAActcatatcatcatcatcatcatcatatcagCCAGTATGGATGGGAATATATAGCATATCGGTACCATATCAGTGCATCACTACACAAGACTCTAAGGTCTCTTGGACTCCTCTTTTGTGCATTAGTTCTCTCTGATCATGAGGTTAGTATCAGCCCAAAGAAAGCCAAAAGTATTTTACAGAGTTGGAAGAGGATGTGTTTTGCCTCTGGTATTCCTAGTAGAGACCTAGTACTATTGCTGGTAATGTAGTACGTACTCCGTGACAACAGATCACCTAGATGATCCAGTATTAGTGTTTAGTCAAACTGTGCGCAAATTTACCAGGAGTAAAAAAGACGACAAGCACAGACAGGCAGAGctttttcagtgtcattttaaaagtgGGGTAAAGACATCGACTTCATATTCACAGTATCAAGTCTGACATAGAATCTATTGAAAACTACAAGGGTATGACATAGGTAATGGCAGAAGTGAGGTtccctgtattttttttgtttgtttgtttgctttgttgctAGGACAGTGATTAAACGTGATTTATTTCCTGCTTCCCTGTTTCAACACAGGTTGTTTTGTGTCAGCTACACTTTCAAATGACACAGTTTGAATTATTATGTAAGCATCTTTCCGCTCAAAGTGTCAAAggattgcatttttatttacaaatgacaaaaacagaggTCTGTGAtggtgtttgtctctctctttctctgttatGTACTCTCCTTTGATTGTCTTTTTTCTGGGCTCAGTCAGTTTTCCTCTCACTCTTTGCTTTGCCCTCCTATGCCACCTGTCGTTGTTGAGACTACTGCTGTGCGTATCTTGTCAGGTGTTTGATATTATTTATGACCTTGTCTTGTGTCCCGACTGTGAAACGCCTGATAAAACATCTATATCTGCCACAAATACAAAATCTGTGGGCTCTCTTCTTCACCCGCCTCTAAAtcactctgtgtttgtgtgtgtaagtgtgcaaACACAAGGTAGCGGCTTGTGTATATTTAGCTTCAGTGGTTTCCAGTTCAGGTGACCCAAATGTTCAAAGTATTGATCCTTCAAGCTCTTAGTTTTAGTGGACACCCTTGGATGGAGGAGAAGATCTTGCTGAGTTCAGAGCGAAACTGTCTAGTGACTAAAGTGTAGATGAGAGGATCCACTGCAGCCTGCACACAGGTCAGCACCATGGCTGATGTCTCCAGCTCCATCAGCAACTGTGGGAAACACAAGGGAGAGTCTGGGTTGACACAGAATACCATTTCAAAATGTTATAGCATGACAGTCACAGTGtgatttattaataattattttttatttattatctgtcAATTgttcttttttgatttttttttaaatgtaagaaaagtgtgaaaaatggCATTAGCATTTCCCACATACCAGatacaatcaaaaacaatttatttatcatataaaacagaaaagtggTAAATCATCAGAGAATTGAACCAgcaattgtgttttttctttataaattaCTTTATTAATCAATATTTGCAACAGTTTTACCAGCCAATGAATCAACTACCACTAAGATGAAGTACATCAttgatattaaaaatgtattattaaactaaaattatttattaaaaataccTTAATTAAAATGTTCCCTTTTTGTTGAGACTACTTTGTATAATGAAGAAAACTGTCCGACTCACTCTGTCTGTGTCCCGCCACGAGATGACGTTCATGAGCAAAATAACCACCATGGGAACCCAGAAAAGCGTGAAGGCAATGATAATGTACCCAAAGCGCTGGGCCACTTTCCCCTCCATCTGTTTCTTCCCCCGCTCCCTGGCCCCAGGTGTCAGAAGACACACTGCCCCGACGATCTCCGGAGGTCTCCCTTGGACGCCCCCTGCGGAAGCGCCCGCACAGGAGGCTCCGGCTTCGGCCACCAAAAGCACCGTCCGGCGTGCAGGCAGCGGGCTGCCGGAGCCCGGCGgagctgtccgtggtgctgaagcGGAGACACTCAGCCAGCCCCAGACGTGCTCCGTCACCGTCGGCCTCAGCTGGACTCCCCGGTTGAACACTTTCTTTCGGTGCTGCCTTACAACTTTGAATATTCGCACGTAGTGGATAACGATCACAGTCAGAGATAATCCCCACACCGGCACCAGAACATAAGGTCCAAACGGATCCGAGTACCGAAGATGCTCATTCCCATGCTCCCCGATGTGCGGACGGCAGAGCATGTAAAAAAGAGCTTTTTTGGAGAGAGTCAGCGACACTACTGCCAAGATGAGGCCGCATGCCCAGATGGACAGGATCCAGACGCGAACTCTGGCTCTCCTCCTCTCGGTTTGGAAAGGGAAGGCTATGGCTTGGAAGCGCTCCACGCTGATGCTGACCAGCGTGAGCAGCTGGACGCAGCTGCACAGGGCATAGGTGAACTGCTGCAGAGTgcacacagacaccgacaccTGGCTGTCCTTCCCATAGCgcagaaaagagaaaagcaaaagcGGCGTATCCACGGAACACTTCAGGAGGTCACTGGCGGCCAAGCTGACCAGCAGCGCGTTATTACAAGTCTGTAGACTCTTGGTTCTGAAAACAACCCAACAGACCCACAAGTTCCCGGGTAAACCCAACACTAATGTTAAAGTCAAGACTGTACAGTTGAAAATGAGAAACGCTGTATCCATGTGGGTCTCATAGTGCGCGGTTGTTTTGTTCCAGAAAGTGCGCACATCCATTACTCAACCTGCGTTTTATGCTTCCTCTTATGAAGCCTTTAAATGTGAAACATCCCTTCCATACATCCTAGACAAGTCCGTCTTCTGGTTACACTCCACATCAGTGAGCTGAGGCTCAGAGTGAGCGTTCACATTGGCTGCATAATGATGATTTAAGTTGGTAACATAAATGCTAcagatggtaaaaaaaataaaaaaaatagctgaAGTGGGCTCCtggtttaaattaatttattcaagggtgtttgctttttgtgttGCCCAGCACTGATTGGCTGGATGGTAGGTAGCGGTTGATTAGCCAGTAATCAGGAGCATGTGGAGTTGTCTGACCTTGCTTTGCCCTGTTGAAGAGATTGCACACAGTAAATTGCACAGTTTTGCCCCCATCCTCTCTAAACATTCGGTCAGATTGATGGCGACTGATGTGGATGTCCTGTATACTGTAAGAGTTTGAACATAGAGAAACTTTCAACACAGCACCATAAAAATACAGACTCAAAGCCTGTAAATGTgtagaaacaaaagaaaaagtttgaaatGTGCTCCATGGTGGTAATTTATTAGAAAAGTAATAGCGACAAACAGCATATAGCATGAATTCAttgaaaaacactcaaaaaacaTCTAAGTGCAGTATGTTAGATCAGAAGTGCAAATATTTGTACTCAACTCCTGcaatttttaattcattttttgcaGATGTTAAGACTGTTTACATTCTCTCATTAGATGATGATTGGCAATGTTTGAAGACAGTAGAGACAAGTCAGTGTTTCAGGAGTTCCTCCATGTAAACAGCATTCATGCGATAAGCTGCCATCCAGTTGTGAGCTACATTATAGTAGCTTTGGTAACCTTGCTCCTGATACGGAGACATGGAGGCGTAGTAATGAGCCCAGGCTCTGTAGCAGTCTCTCCAGTAAGTTTCAGcgctcatctcctcctcctcctcctcctcctcctcctcctcctcctcctcctcctcttcctcctcttcatcatcaggTTCTCTTTCATCCCTTTCCCTCTTTTGCtccttcttcatcttctctgAAACCTTTTTGCTCCGTTTCCCAATCGCTTCCTTTGTCTTTCTTGATTCGTTTTTGCTGGTTTGTGCTGGACCCGTCCGCCTGCTCGATGTAATACTTGGTGCATATTCGTAGTTTTCACGCGGTGGCAAAGCTCTGCTACTCGTTGGACCGATTTCCTGGCGATATATTATTGGTTCAGAAGATGTTTGAGGTTCGGTTCTAGTGGGCCCTACATTTGGTTTGACAACAGTGGATCTATGACTTGCTTCAGTCTTAGTGACTGCGCTGTATTCGCCTCCTCTTGTTGTATCTAACTGCCCCAGATTCTCATCATCCTGCTGGCTCTCCTCCATATCAGATTGGGAGCTTGAAGTACCAGATGTTGATTTTGGAGGTGAAAGCTCAGATTTCCACAGTTTACAGCTTTGTGAGACACTCTGAGTTCCGTCATCCTCAATCATGACAGACACTCTGTGAACGTTCTGATCACCGACGTCCTCTCCACCTCTGAACTCCCTGATGACTTCCACTGATCTCCCTAAACCCGTCGTAATGAACATCTGGAAGTCCTGCTCAGCCTCCTCGAAGGTCATAAACTCTGACGTGCAAGTCTTGTACGAGCTGAGTGGAGGAATCTTCGGCAGAGCGTCTTGCAGCTCTTTTCGAGTCGGCGGCGGGAGAACGTCCTTTACAGGAGACGCTCTTCTAGCATTCCTTTCACCGTGCGTTCCCAACCTGGCTGCTGGATGGGTCTTCTCTGGCTTTCTTTCACGGCTATGCTCTACAGCTTCATCCATGATGGGGGCAGCAGCCTTGACAcgtctcttctcttttttggGGAAGAGCTGGGACTGGGGGCCTGGGGTTGACGCCTCAGTGCAGACATCCCAGTCACAAGGCTCATCCATCAACCCAGGCTCTATGGTGGCTAAAATGACAGAAGACAGATGAGACTTAAATTACCTTTCCAAAGTAACATCAAATAAACTTCAATTTGTTTCCTATCCATAGCTTTCctctctttaaaaacaaacatgttgtgtGTAAAACTGCTCGCAGACACGTGGACAGGACTCACATGGCAACACAGACAAACTCAGGCCACACTTTTGAGCGATGGCCATCATCT is a genomic window of Thunnus maccoyii chromosome 4, fThuMac1.1, whole genome shotgun sequence containing:
- the ddx20 gene encoding probable ATP-dependent RNA helicase DDX20, with the protein product MAASVRKAAHDIETRKRTDDVLLSEGIDFSSLLLSQPVLEGLSSAGFQKPSPIQLKAIPLGRCGLDLIVQAKSGTGKTCVFCTIALDSLVLENAATQVLVLAPTREIAVQIHSVVMAIGCAMEGLECHVFIGGRPVGQDKPHLKKCHIAVGSPGRIKQLIELGMLSTASIRLFVLDEADKLLEEGSFQEQINWIFSSLPVNKQMLALSATYPESLAQHLTRYMREPTFVRLNPRDMGLKGLKQYYKLVQSHPLPHKVFEEKVQHLLELFSKIPFNQALVFSNLHTRAQHLADILSSKGLPAVCISGGLSQDQRLEAMSKLKQYQCRVLISTDLTSRGIDAEKVNLVINLDVPQDWETYMHRIGRAGRFGTQGLAVTYCCHGEEENKMMAIAQKCGLSLSVLPSTIEPGLMDEPCDWDVCTEASTPGPQSQLFPKKEKRRVKAAAPIMDEAVEHSRERKPEKTHPAARLGTHGERNARRASPVKDVLPPPTRKELQDALPKIPPLSSYKTCTSEFMTFEEAEQDFQMFITTGLGRSVEVIREFRGGEDVGDQNVHRVSVMIEDDGTQSVSQSCKLWKSELSPPKSTSGTSSSQSDMEESQQDDENLGQLDTTRGGEYSAVTKTEASHRSTVVKPNVGPTRTEPQTSSEPIIYRQEIGPTSSRALPPRENYEYAPSITSSRRTGPAQTSKNESRKTKEAIGKRSKKVSEKMKKEQKRERDEREPDDEEEEEEEEEEMSAETYWRDCYRAWAHYYASMSPYQEQGYQSYYNVAHNWMAAYRMNAVYMEELLKH
- the LOC121896114 gene encoding uncharacterized protein LOC121896114, whose amino-acid sequence is MLCRPHIGEHGNEHLRYSDPFGPYVLVPVWGLSLTVIVIHYVRIFKVVRQHRKKVFNRGVQLRPTVTEHVWGWLSVSASAPRTAPPGSGSPLPARRTVLLVAEAGASCAGASAGGVQGRPPEIVGAVCLLTPGARERGKKQMEGKVAQRFGYIIIAFTLFWVPMVVILLMNVISWRDTDRLLMELETSAMVLTCVQAAVDPLIYTLVTRQFRSELSKIFSSIQGCPLKLRA